A genomic region of Streptomyces diastaticus subsp. diastaticus contains the following coding sequences:
- a CDS encoding response regulator translates to MQKAKILLVDDRPENLLALEAILSALDQTLVRASSGEEALKALLTDDFAVILLDVQMPGMDGFETAAHIKRRERTRDIPIIFLTAINHGPHHTFRGYAAGAVDYISKPFDPWVLRAKVSVFVDLYMKNCKLREQAELLRIQVEGRGDGRAEPTGVIAELSARLAAVEEQAEALSKQLDDESADAAAVATAAHLERKLTGLRRALDAIDPTSGGTAPVLPPQG, encoded by the coding sequence ATGCAGAAGGCCAAGATCCTCCTGGTCGACGACCGGCCGGAGAATCTGCTGGCGCTGGAGGCCATTCTCTCGGCGCTCGATCAGACACTGGTGCGGGCGTCGTCCGGGGAGGAAGCGCTCAAGGCGCTGCTGACGGATGACTTCGCGGTCATCCTGCTGGACGTACAGATGCCGGGCATGGACGGTTTCGAGACCGCCGCCCACATCAAGCGCCGGGAGCGGACCCGGGACATCCCCATCATCTTCCTGACCGCGATCAACCACGGCCCGCACCACACCTTCCGCGGTTACGCGGCGGGGGCCGTGGACTACATCTCGAAGCCCTTCGACCCGTGGGTGCTGCGTGCGAAGGTCTCGGTCTTCGTCGACCTGTACATGAAGAACTGCAAGCTCCGTGAGCAGGCGGAGTTGCTGCGCATCCAGGTCGAGGGGCGCGGCGACGGCCGGGCGGAGCCGACCGGCGTCATCGCCGAACTCTCCGCGCGGCTCGCGGCCGTCGAGGAGCAGGCCGAGGCGCTCTCCAAACAGCTGGACGACGAGTCGGCGGACGCCGCCGCCGTCGCCACCGCGGCCCACCTCGAACGCAAACTCACCGGTCTGCGGCGGGCGCTGGACGCCATCGACCCGACCTCGGGCGGCACGGCGCCCGTCCTGCCGCCGCAGGGCTGA
- a CDS encoding CinA family protein — MSAEAERALRLLEARGETLAVAESLTGGLVAAAVTAVPGASTVFRGSVTAYATELKARLLGVDEALLRARGAVDPEVARQMAQGVRRELGAEWGVATTGVAGPEPQDGRPVGTVYVAVAGPRGGKSAALRLNGGRADIRMESVRRVFGLLVGELGGDRRAQDTEQNGET, encoded by the coding sequence GTGAGCGCCGAGGCGGAGCGGGCCCTGCGGCTGCTGGAGGCCCGGGGCGAGACGCTGGCCGTCGCCGAGTCGCTCACCGGGGGGCTGGTGGCCGCCGCCGTCACCGCCGTCCCGGGCGCCTCCACCGTCTTCCGCGGTTCGGTCACGGCCTACGCCACGGAGCTCAAAGCCCGGCTGCTCGGCGTCGACGAGGCGCTGCTGCGGGCCAGGGGCGCCGTCGACCCCGAGGTCGCCCGCCAGATGGCTCAGGGGGTGCGCCGGGAGCTGGGCGCCGAGTGGGGCGTGGCCACCACCGGCGTGGCCGGCCCCGAGCCGCAGGACGGCCGCCCGGTGGGCACCGTGTACGTCGCCGTGGCGGGACCCCGCGGAGGGAAATCGGCCGCGCTGCGGTTGAACGGCGGCCGTGCGGACATCCGTATGGAGAGTGTCCGGAGGGTTTTCGGCCTGCTCGTCGGGGAACTGGGCGGAGACAGGCGGGCGCAGGACACGGAACAGAACGGGGAGACCTGA
- a CDS encoding Fpg/Nei family DNA glycosylase: MPEGDTVHQAAGRLHKALAGERLTVSDLRVPRLATADLTGRSVLEVVARGKHLLTRLEGGLTLHSHLRMDGSWRIFAPGERWRGGPGHQIRAVLGTASHTAVGYRLPVLDLLRTSAEDEAVGHLGPDLLGPDWSPGEALARLLAAPGREVGEAVLDQRNLAGIGNVFKSELCFLLRVTPWLPVGELPDPERLTALAARLLEANRHRPRRTTTGRPDRPLYVYGRAGRPCLRCGTPVRTAQQGDPTRERPTCWCPGCQSGPAPAPAT; this comes from the coding sequence ATGCCCGAGGGAGACACCGTCCACCAGGCGGCGGGACGCCTGCACAAGGCGCTCGCCGGTGAAAGGCTGACCGTCTCCGACCTCCGCGTGCCCCGCCTCGCGACGGCCGACCTCACCGGCCGCAGCGTGCTGGAGGTGGTCGCCAGGGGAAAGCACCTGCTGACCCGTCTGGAGGGCGGGCTCACTCTCCACTCCCACCTGCGGATGGACGGATCGTGGCGGATCTTCGCCCCGGGCGAGCGCTGGCGCGGGGGGCCCGGCCATCAGATCCGCGCGGTCCTCGGCACCGCCTCGCACACCGCGGTCGGTTACCGCCTGCCCGTCCTGGACCTGCTGCGGACCTCGGCCGAGGACGAGGCCGTCGGCCACCTCGGCCCCGACCTGCTGGGCCCCGACTGGTCACCCGGCGAGGCGCTGGCCCGGCTGCTGGCCGCACCCGGGCGGGAGGTCGGCGAGGCGGTGCTGGACCAGCGCAATCTGGCGGGCATAGGCAACGTCTTCAAGAGCGAACTGTGCTTCCTGCTGCGGGTGACCCCGTGGCTCCCCGTCGGTGAGCTACCCGATCCCGAACGCCTCACCGCGCTCGCGGCGCGCCTCCTGGAGGCCAACCGCCACCGCCCGCGCCGCACCACCACCGGCCGCCCCGACCGCCCCCTGTACGTCTACGGCCGGGCGGGCCGCCCCTGCCTGCGCTGCGGCACGCCCGTCCGGACCGCCCAGCAGGGAGACCCCACCCGGGAGCGCCCCACGTGCTGGTGCCCCGGCTGCCAGTCGGGCCCCGCCCCCGCACCGGCCACCTGA
- a CDS encoding DNA translocase FtsK codes for MKRWAHVSRTPRTGNLTTMASRTSGKGSPSSARGAGRSGGPAKKSAAKPPVRKKVPAKKAAARKPPPKPAPSPGLYRFVRAVWLGAAHGVGALFRGIGRGVKGLDPAHRKDGLALLLLGLALIVAAGTWSSLQGPVGDLVAMLVTGAFGRLDLLVPLLLGAVAVRLIRHPEKPEANGRIVIGLSALVVGVLGQVHIACGSPARGDGTAALQDAGGLIGWASATPLIFTVTEVLAVPLLVLVTVFGLLVVTATPVNAVPQRLRSLGQRLGLIAAPAGPSEDDARYEEQWREALPDARRRPEPDGEAGQAPARPARRRPARKTAAEQTGPDAVDIAAAAAAALDGAVLHGMPPSPLVADLTQGVGTEREAANPVPPARATGSEEAPRATPGRRRNQDSGSVPDLTKAPPADESKPLPARAEQLQLSGDITYALPSIDLLERGGPGKSRSAANDAVVASLTTVFTEFKVDAAVTGFTRGPTVTRYEVELGPAVKVERITALTKNIAYAVASPDVRIISPIPGKSAVGIEIPNTDREMVNLGDVLRLADAAEDHHPMLVGLGKDVEGGYVMANLAKMPHILVAGATGSGKSSCINCLITSIMMRASPEDVRMVLVDPKRVELTAYEGIPHLITPIITNPKRAAEALQWVVREMDLRYDDLAAFGYRHIDDFNAAVRSGKAKAPEGSERELQPYPYLLVIVDELADLMMVAPRDVEDAIVRITQLARAAGIHLVLATQRPSVDVVTGLIKANVPSRLAFATSSLADSRVILDQPGAEKLIGKGDGLFLPMGANKPTRMQGAFVTEEEVGEVVRHCKDQMTPVFRDDVVVGGQKKKEIDEEIGDDLDLLCQATELVVSTQFGSTSMLQRKLRVGFAKAGRLMDLMESRDIVGPTEGSKARDVLVKPEDLPGVLAVIRGEEQP; via the coding sequence GTGAAGCGGTGGGCGCACGTGTCCCGTACGCCCCGCACCGGTAACCTCACCACCATGGCCTCACGTACCTCCGGCAAGGGATCACCGTCCTCGGCGCGCGGCGCGGGGCGTTCCGGGGGGCCGGCGAAGAAGAGCGCGGCCAAACCGCCCGTGAGGAAGAAGGTCCCCGCCAAGAAGGCGGCGGCCCGCAAACCGCCCCCCAAGCCCGCGCCCTCCCCGGGCCTCTACCGTTTCGTGCGTGCCGTCTGGCTCGGTGCCGCGCACGGCGTCGGTGCCCTCTTCCGCGGCATAGGACGCGGTGTCAAGGGCCTCGACCCGGCCCACCGCAAGGACGGCCTCGCCCTGCTCCTGCTCGGGCTCGCCCTGATCGTCGCCGCCGGCACCTGGTCCAGCCTTCAGGGTCCCGTCGGCGACCTGGTGGCGATGCTGGTCACCGGCGCCTTCGGCCGCCTCGACCTGCTGGTGCCGCTGCTGCTGGGCGCCGTCGCGGTGCGCCTGATCCGGCATCCCGAGAAACCCGAGGCCAACGGACGCATCGTCATCGGCCTCTCCGCGCTGGTCGTCGGCGTCCTCGGCCAGGTCCACATCGCCTGCGGCTCCCCGGCGCGCGGCGACGGCACGGCGGCCCTCCAGGACGCGGGCGGCCTCATCGGCTGGGCCTCGGCCACACCGCTGATCTTCACCGTCACCGAGGTGCTCGCCGTCCCGCTGCTGGTGCTGGTCACCGTCTTCGGCCTCCTGGTGGTCACCGCCACCCCGGTCAACGCCGTGCCGCAGCGCCTGCGGAGCCTCGGGCAACGCCTCGGCCTGATCGCCGCGCCGGCCGGCCCGAGCGAGGACGACGCACGGTACGAGGAGCAGTGGCGTGAGGCGCTGCCGGACGCCCGGCGCCGCCCCGAGCCGGACGGCGAGGCCGGCCAGGCCCCGGCCAGGCCCGCCCGCCGCCGGCCCGCGCGCAAGACCGCCGCCGAGCAGACGGGGCCCGACGCGGTCGACATCGCCGCGGCGGCGGCCGCCGCCCTCGACGGGGCGGTCCTGCACGGTATGCCGCCCTCCCCCCTCGTCGCCGACCTCACCCAGGGGGTGGGCACGGAACGCGAGGCCGCCAACCCGGTACCCCCGGCGCGCGCCACCGGGTCCGAAGAGGCGCCCAGGGCCACGCCCGGACGCCGCCGGAACCAGGACTCCGGTTCCGTACCGGACCTGACCAAGGCGCCGCCGGCGGACGAGAGCAAGCCGCTGCCGGCGCGGGCCGAGCAGCTCCAGCTCTCCGGGGACATCACCTACGCGCTGCCCTCGATAGACCTGCTGGAGCGCGGGGGGCCCGGCAAGTCGCGCAGCGCCGCCAACGACGCCGTCGTCGCCTCGCTCACCACCGTCTTCACCGAGTTCAAGGTCGACGCGGCCGTCACCGGCTTCACCCGGGGCCCGACCGTGACCCGTTACGAGGTCGAGCTGGGCCCGGCGGTGAAGGTCGAGCGGATCACCGCGCTCACCAAGAACATCGCCTACGCCGTCGCCAGCCCCGACGTGCGGATCATCAGCCCCATCCCGGGCAAGTCCGCCGTCGGCATCGAGATCCCCAACACCGACCGTGAGATGGTCAACCTCGGCGACGTGCTGCGCCTCGCCGACGCCGCCGAGGACCACCACCCGATGCTGGTCGGCCTCGGCAAGGACGTCGAGGGCGGCTACGTGATGGCCAACCTCGCCAAGATGCCGCACATCCTGGTCGCCGGAGCCACCGGTTCCGGTAAGTCCTCCTGCATCAACTGCCTGATCACCTCGATCATGATGCGGGCCTCGCCGGAGGACGTGCGGATGGTCCTGGTCGACCCCAAGCGCGTCGAGCTGACCGCCTACGAGGGCATCCCGCACCTGATCACACCGATCATCACCAACCCCAAGCGTGCCGCCGAGGCGCTGCAGTGGGTGGTCCGCGAGATGGACCTGCGCTACGACGACCTGGCCGCTTTCGGCTACCGCCACATCGACGACTTCAACGCCGCCGTGCGCAGCGGCAAGGCCAAGGCCCCCGAGGGCAGCGAGCGCGAGCTCCAGCCGTACCCCTACCTGCTGGTGATCGTGGACGAGCTGGCCGACCTGATGATGGTGGCGCCCCGGGACGTGGAGGACGCGATCGTCCGCATCACGCAGCTCGCCCGGGCCGCCGGCATCCACCTGGTCCTCGCCACCCAGCGGCCCAGCGTCGACGTCGTCACCGGCCTCATCAAGGCCAACGTGCCCTCCCGGCTCGCCTTCGCCACCTCCTCGCTCGCCGACAGCCGGGTCATCCTCGACCAGCCCGGCGCCGAGAAACTCATCGGCAAGGGCGACGGGCTGTTCCTGCCGATGGGCGCCAACAAGCCCACCCGGATGCAGGGCGCCTTCGTGACCGAGGAGGAGGTCGGCGAGGTCGTCCGGCACTGCAAGGACCAGATGACGCCGGTCTTCCGGGACGACGTGGTGGTCGGCGGACAGAAGAAGAAGGAGATCGACGAGGAGATCGGAGACGACCTCGACCTGCTCTGCCAGGCCACCGAACTGGTGGTCTCCACCCAGTTCGGCTCCACCTCGATGCTCCAGCGCAAACTGCGTGTCGGCTTCGCCAAGGCCGGGCGGCTGATGGACCTCATGGAGTCCCGGGACATCGTCGGCCCCACCGAGGGCTCCAAGGCCCGTGACGTTCTCGTGAAACCTGAGGACCTGCCAGGAGTGCTCGCCGTGATCCGGGGGGAGGAGCAACCGTGA
- a CDS encoding Dps family protein has protein sequence MNVVKSPLPETDLKVVAGALQGALVDLIDLSLVAKQVHWNVTGPRFRSVHLQLDEVVDTARGHSDTVAERASALGVSPDGRAATVAGTSGIGVVNEGWIKDVDAVNTLVEALGAVIGRMRERIEATGEPDPVSQDIFITITADLEKHHWMFQAENG, from the coding sequence ATGAACGTGGTCAAGAGCCCGCTTCCGGAGACCGACCTCAAGGTGGTCGCGGGTGCCTTGCAGGGCGCCCTGGTGGACCTGATCGACCTCTCCCTGGTCGCCAAGCAGGTGCACTGGAACGTCACCGGCCCGCGTTTCCGCTCGGTCCACCTCCAGCTCGACGAAGTGGTCGACACCGCGCGCGGGCACTCCGACACGGTGGCCGAGCGGGCCTCGGCCCTCGGCGTCTCCCCGGACGGCCGTGCCGCGACCGTCGCCGGCACCAGCGGCATCGGCGTGGTCAACGAGGGCTGGATCAAGGACGTGGACGCGGTCAACACCCTGGTGGAGGCGCTGGGCGCGGTGATCGGCCGGATGCGGGAGCGCATCGAGGCGACCGGCGAACCGGACCCGGTGAGCCAGGACATCTTCATCACCATCACCGCCGACCTGGAGAAGCACCACTGGATGTTCCAGGCGGAGAACGGCTGA
- a CDS encoding helix-turn-helix domain-containing protein produces MSLGKSPEDNGSSTAAEVEDERPTTEQAPAPAPDDATDDGPAEPAPPKLEIGRTLARARAEAGLGVDEVSAATRVRAPIIQAIEQDDFSRCGGDVYARGHIRTLARAVGIDPEPLVAAYDDDHGGRPAPTAPAPLFEAERIRSEPRRPNWTAAMVAAIVAVVGFVGFTLFSGDGDGAKNVAGENGGTAPSATPSRSAEKPAPDPKPSESAIAAAPADRVTVKITVPEGRSWLSAKDHNGQLLFDGTLEQGQTKTFTDKERVDLVIGDAGAVELLVNGEEIEDRFQPGQVQRLSYTKGDPNAG; encoded by the coding sequence GTGTCCCTCGGCAAATCCCCTGAAGACAACGGTTCCTCCACCGCGGCCGAGGTCGAGGACGAGCGTCCTACGACCGAGCAGGCCCCCGCCCCCGCGCCCGACGACGCCACCGACGACGGGCCGGCCGAGCCGGCCCCGCCCAAGCTGGAGATCGGCCGCACCCTGGCCCGCGCCCGCGCCGAGGCCGGCCTCGGCGTCGACGAGGTCAGCGCCGCCACCCGGGTCCGCGCCCCGATCATCCAGGCCATCGAGCAGGACGACTTCTCCCGCTGCGGCGGCGACGTCTACGCCCGCGGCCACATCCGCACGCTGGCGCGCGCCGTCGGCATCGACCCCGAACCTCTCGTCGCCGCCTACGACGACGACCACGGCGGACGCCCGGCCCCCACCGCGCCCGCGCCGCTCTTCGAGGCCGAACGCATCCGCTCCGAACCGCGCCGCCCCAACTGGACCGCGGCCATGGTCGCCGCCATCGTCGCGGTCGTCGGCTTCGTCGGTTTCACCCTCTTCAGCGGCGACGGCGACGGCGCCAAGAACGTCGCGGGCGAGAACGGCGGCACCGCGCCCTCCGCCACGCCCTCCCGGTCCGCCGAGAAGCCCGCGCCCGACCCCAAGCCCTCCGAGAGCGCCATCGCGGCGGCCCCCGCCGACCGGGTGACCGTCAAGATCACGGTGCCCGAGGGGCGGAGCTGGCTCTCGGCCAAGGACCACAACGGCCAGCTGCTGTTCGACGGGACCCTGGAGCAGGGCCAGACCAAGACCTTCACCGACAAGGAACGCGTCGACCTGGTGATCGGCGACGCCGGCGCCGTCGAACTGCTGGTCAACGGCGAGGAGATCGAGGACCGCTTCCAGCCCGGCCAGGTCCAGCGCCTCTCCTACACCAAGGGCGACCCGAACGCCGGCTGA
- a CDS encoding helix-turn-helix domain-containing protein, with product MILLRRLLGDVLRRQRQRQGRTLREVSSSARVSLGYLSEVERGQKEASSELLSAICDALDVRMSELMREVSDELALAELAASAAATDPVPAPVRPMLNAVSVAGVPPERVTIKAPEAVGVAAA from the coding sequence ATGATTCTGCTTCGTCGCCTGTTGGGTGACGTGCTGCGTCGGCAGCGCCAGCGTCAGGGCCGTACTCTGCGCGAAGTCTCCTCGTCCGCCCGAGTCTCGCTCGGCTATCTCTCCGAGGTGGAGCGGGGGCAGAAGGAGGCCTCCTCCGAACTGCTCTCCGCCATTTGCGACGCGTTGGACGTACGGATGTCCGAACTGATGCGTGAGGTCAGTGACGAGCTGGCGCTCGCGGAGCTGGCGGCGTCCGCCGCGGCCACCGACCCGGTGCCGGCACCGGTCAGGCCCATGCTGAACGCCGTCTCCGTCGCCGGTGTGCCGCCGGAGCGCGTGACGATCAAGGCGCCCGAGGCCGTGGGCGTCGCCGCCGCCTGA
- the pgsA gene encoding CDP-diacylglycerol--glycerol-3-phosphate 3-phosphatidyltransferase, whose amino-acid sequence MTGVPASTAGGAHAAGGVRGGRRGTPAVRQAGVWNIANILTMIRLLLVPGFVALLLADGGYDPAWRALAWAAFAVAMITDIFDGHLARTYDLVTDFGKIADPIADKAIMGAALICLSWLGELPWWVTAVILGRELGITLLRFWVIRFGVIPASRGGKLKTLAQGTAAGMYVLALTGPLATLRFWVMALAVVLTVATGLDYVRQAVVLRRAGLAAERAARREAAADPAARESTLGEVGPAVPTATASEALVATAASAAGPQGRSAEKPAAAEPAGREQEKGQDATGVRQSGRETRR is encoded by the coding sequence ATGACCGGAGTGCCGGCGTCCACGGCCGGTGGAGCCCATGCGGCGGGCGGCGTACGTGGCGGCCGGCGCGGGACTCCGGCCGTACGGCAGGCCGGCGTCTGGAACATCGCCAACATCCTGACCATGATCCGGCTGCTGCTGGTACCCGGCTTCGTGGCGCTGCTGCTGGCCGACGGCGGGTACGACCCCGCGTGGCGCGCGCTGGCCTGGGCGGCCTTCGCGGTCGCCATGATCACCGACATCTTCGACGGGCACCTCGCCCGGACGTACGACCTGGTCACGGACTTCGGGAAGATCGCCGACCCGATCGCCGACAAGGCGATCATGGGCGCCGCGCTGATCTGTCTCTCCTGGCTCGGGGAACTGCCCTGGTGGGTGACGGCGGTGATCCTCGGGCGCGAGCTGGGCATCACGCTGCTGCGCTTCTGGGTGATCAGATTCGGCGTGATCCCGGCCAGCCGGGGCGGCAAGCTGAAGACCCTCGCCCAGGGCACGGCGGCCGGGATGTACGTGCTCGCGCTCACCGGTCCGCTCGCCACCCTGCGGTTCTGGGTGATGGCCCTGGCCGTGGTGCTGACCGTCGCGACCGGCCTCGACTACGTCCGGCAGGCCGTGGTGCTGCGCCGGGCGGGCCTCGCCGCCGAACGCGCCGCCCGGCGCGAGGCGGCCGCGGACCCGGCCGCGCGGGAGTCCACCCTCGGTGAGGTCGGCCCCGCCGTCCCCACCGCGACGGCGTCCGAGGCGCTGGTCGCCACGGCGGCCTCGGCGGCCGGTCCGCAGGGCCGGTCGGCCGAGAAGCCGGCGGCGGCCGAGCCGGCCGGCCGGGAGCAGGAGAAGGGCCAGGACGCCACGGGCGTCCGGCAGAGCGGCAGGGAGACCCGGCGGTGA
- the rimO gene encoding 30S ribosomal protein S12 methylthiotransferase RimO: MPERRTVALVTLGCARNEVDSEELAGRLEADGWQLVEDAEAADVAVVNTCGFVEAAKKDSVDALLEANDLKNQGRTQAVVAVGCMAERYGKELAEALPEADGVLGFDDYADISDRLRTILGGGVHASHTPRDRRKLLPISPAERQESAVALPGHAQEPAAAPADLPDGLAPASGPRAPLRRRLGTSPVASVKLASGCDRRCSFCAIPSFRGSFISRRPSDVLQETRWLAGQGVKEIMLVSENNTSYGKDLGDIRLLETLLPELAEVDGIERVRVSYLQPAEMRPGLIDVLTSTPKVAPYFDLSFQHSAPGVLRAMRRFGDTDRFLGLLEQIRAKAPEAGVRSNFIVGFPGESEADVAELERFLTGARLDAIGVFGYSDEDGTEAAGYEEKLSEEVVAERLARVSRLAEELVSQRADERVGESVEVLVESVDEEEGAVGRAAHQAPETDGQILFTSGADLTPGRMVVAKVVGTEGVDLVAEPLHVIEEAGR, translated from the coding sequence ATGCCTGAACGCCGTACCGTCGCTCTCGTCACTCTCGGATGCGCCCGTAACGAGGTGGACTCGGAGGAGCTCGCAGGCCGCCTGGAGGCGGACGGCTGGCAGCTCGTCGAGGACGCCGAAGCCGCCGACGTCGCCGTCGTCAACACCTGCGGCTTCGTGGAAGCCGCCAAGAAGGACTCCGTCGACGCCCTCCTGGAGGCCAACGACCTCAAGAACCAGGGCCGTACCCAGGCCGTGGTCGCCGTCGGCTGCATGGCCGAGCGGTACGGCAAGGAGCTGGCCGAAGCCCTCCCCGAGGCCGACGGCGTGCTCGGCTTCGACGACTACGCCGACATCTCCGACCGGCTCCGAACCATCCTCGGTGGCGGCGTCCACGCCTCCCACACCCCCCGCGACCGGCGCAAGCTGCTGCCGATCAGCCCCGCCGAGCGCCAGGAGAGCGCCGTCGCGCTCCCCGGCCACGCCCAGGAGCCCGCGGCCGCCCCGGCCGACCTGCCCGACGGCCTCGCGCCCGCCTCCGGGCCGCGCGCACCGCTCCGCCGCCGGCTGGGCACCAGCCCGGTCGCCTCGGTCAAGCTGGCCTCCGGCTGCGACCGGCGCTGCTCCTTCTGCGCCATCCCCTCCTTCCGCGGCTCCTTCATCTCCCGGCGCCCCTCCGACGTGCTCCAGGAGACGCGCTGGCTCGCCGGACAGGGCGTGAAGGAGATCATGCTGGTCTCCGAGAACAACACCTCGTACGGCAAGGACCTCGGCGACATCCGGCTGCTGGAGACGCTGCTGCCGGAGCTCGCGGAGGTCGACGGCATCGAGCGGGTGCGCGTCAGCTACCTCCAGCCCGCCGAGATGCGGCCCGGCCTGATCGACGTCCTCACCTCGACGCCGAAGGTCGCCCCCTACTTCGACCTCTCCTTCCAGCACTCCGCGCCCGGCGTCCTGCGCGCCATGCGCCGCTTCGGCGACACCGACCGCTTCCTCGGGCTGCTGGAGCAGATCCGCGCCAAGGCCCCCGAGGCCGGTGTCCGCTCCAACTTCATCGTCGGCTTCCCCGGCGAGAGCGAGGCGGACGTGGCCGAGCTGGAGCGGTTCCTCACCGGCGCCCGCCTCGACGCCATCGGCGTCTTCGGTTACTCCGACGAGGACGGCACCGAGGCCGCCGGGTACGAGGAGAAGCTTTCCGAGGAGGTCGTCGCCGAGCGCCTGGCGCGCGTCTCCCGACTCGCCGAGGAACTCGTCTCGCAGCGCGCCGACGAGCGGGTCGGTGAGAGCGTGGAGGTACTCGTCGAATCCGTCGACGAGGAAGAGGGCGCCGTCGGCCGGGCCGCCCACCAGGCCCCCGAGACCGACGGGCAGATCCTCTTCACGAGCGGCGCGGACCTCACCCCGGGCCGTATGGTCGTGGCCAAGGTGGTCGGCACCGAGGGAGTGGACCTCGTCGCCGAACCCCTGCACGTGATCGAGGAGGCGGGCAGATGA